AGATTCCAAATAGCTTATATGCTTTCGGATACAAAACATCCTAATCCAAATTGAGGGTATTTTGGGGTTTTGGGGGGGCCTTGAACAACCCATGGGGCCTAATTAAAGAGCAATTTTCATCAGTTTTTCTATCTCAAACTAGTCGGACTATCGTGTGCTGCCGTACGGGGCGCACCTTCGAAACGCGCCGTGGGTGTTATGCGTCTTTAATTTGATTCAATAATAAAACACTAACACTTTGATCGAATTGGAAAAAGAGACTTGTGTTGTCCCATGAATCTACTATAACGACCCATCTCTCAACCATTGGTCGGAAGGGAAACAGATCCTCTAGCATTTTGGTGGTAACTGCAGCATACTCCCTCCGATCACTGTTATAAGCAAACTAACATTTTTTAGGTACATTGAAAAACTAATACATATATATAGTCTTttcaatgaataaaaaaatcatttttttgtttataatatgaCCGAAGGGAAAGATTAATCCAAAACACCAGaagtaattgaaaaaaaaaaattgaaaaagtaattgaaaattgaaaaaaaaaacaagtaacTGAAAAAAATCCAGTTTTGCCCGTTGATCGTCGCCGTCGTAGTCCGACCGTGTGTCTCGTCGGTCATTTCGTCATCGCCGTCGAGCTTTCTCATCGTTGCGTCATTGAAAGTGCAAATTCAAGCTTGTGGTTCACCTTCCAGCCTTCCCAATCTGCAAATTGAAGTCAGAGGATCCGTTTCTTGGTTGGGAGCCACCATCAACCCTTCGCCGGCAAATCATTACTCCACTCCCGTTCACCATTATCCTCTCACCCATTGCCAATAACTGAAAGATAGCACACAAAGTAGCATAATAGCTATGCCAGTCGCTTCTTATTCAAGGTATGCATCACTTGAAGACCTTTTACACCTCTTAAAATTCTCTGCCGATGCTAAATATCTAAACTTTGGCAAAACCATCCATACCCAGTTGCTCATTCGCAACCAATCTTCTAACCGCCACTCTCACATTGTTCAGCTGAACTCCCTAATCAATCTCTATGTTAAATGTTCTAAACTCCGTCTCGCACGTTACCTGTTTGACGAAATGCCTCTTAGAAACGTTGTTTCTTATAATGCTTTAATGGGTGGTTATTTACATAGTGGTGAACATTTGGAAGTTATTTCGCTCTTCAAGAAAATGGTTTCATCGTTTCAAAATGATGTTTTACCGAATGAGCATGTGTTTACCACTATTCTTTCTGCTTGTGGACATAGTGGGAGAGTTTTTGAAGGGATGCAGTGTCATGGGTATTTGTTTAAATTTGGGTTGGTTTTTCATCATTATGTGAAAAGTGCTCTTGTTCATATGTACTCGAAGTGTTTTCATGTTGATTTAGCATTGCAGGTTTTGGATAGTGAACATGGTAGTAATAATGATGCATTTTGTTATAACGCTGTGTTAAAAGCCCTTGTGGAGTCTCGGCGCTGGGCCGAGGCCATGGATGTTTTGGGGAGGATGGTGGATGAGTGCGTGGTTTGGGACAATGTTACGTATGTTAGTGTCATGGGACTTTGTGGTCAGATTAGAGATTTTCGATTGGGTTTGCAAGTTCATGCGCAGTTGTTGAAAGGAGGTTTGATGTTCGATGTATTTGTCGGTAGCATGTTGGTAGACATGTATGGAAAATGTGGCAATATCTTGAATGCGAGGAAAGTTTTTGACGCTTTACAAAATCGAAATGTGGTGGTGTGGACTTCCCTCATGACCGCTTACTTGCAGAATGGTGATTTTGAGGAGACGTTGAATCTTCTTACATGTATGGATCAAGAAGGTACTATGCCCAATGAGTTCACTTTTGCAGTTTTGCTTAATGCTTGTGCAGGTATAGCAGCACTCAAACATGGCGATATATTCCATGGTAGGGTTGAGAAGTTAGGTTTTAAGAATCGCGCCATTGTCGGAAACGCTTTGATAAATATGTATTCCAAGAGTGGTAGCATTGATTCTTCATATAATGTCTTCTTTGATATGATGCATCGAGATATTATCACTTGGAATGCTATGATATGTGGGTATTCCCAACATGGACTTGGTAAACAAGCTTTGCTAGTGTTTGAAGACATGATGTCTAATGGAGAATGTCCAAACCATGTAACCTTTGTTGGTGTTCTATCCGCCTGTGCTCATTTGGCTCTTGTAAATGAAGGATTTTACTATTTGAATCAACTAATGAAACATTTTAAGATCGAGCCAGGATTGGAGCACTACACCTGTGTGGTCGCGGTGATGTGCCGAGCCGGTCTACTTGAAGAGGCTGAGAATTTCATGAAGACAACACAAGTGAAGTGGGATGTTGTTGCCTGGCGAGTATTGCTTAATGCATGTAATGTTCATCGAAATTATAGCTTGGGGAAGCAAATTGCAGAAACTATCTTACAGATGGACCCTCGTGATGTGGGGACATATACATTGCTATCAAATATGTATGCAAAGGCACGCAGCTGGGACGGTGTCACAACAATTAGGAAAATGATGAGGGAAAGAAATGTTAAGAAGGAACCTGGAGTAAGTTGGTTGGAGATAAGAAATGTTGTCCATGTCTTTTCTTCAGATGGAAGCAATCATCCAGAGTGTATTCAAATTTACAGCAAGGTTCAAATATTACTGGAAAAGATTAAGCAATTGGGATATATACCGAATATTGAAGCTGTACTGCATGATGTGGAAGATGAACAGAAGGAAAGTTATCTTAATAATCACAGTGAGAAGCTCGCCATAGCATATGGCCTCATGAAAATACCTTCTCCAGCACCCATCCGCGTAATTAAAAACCTTCGGATATGTGATGATTGTCACACTGCTGTAAAACTAATATCAAAGGTCACAAACAGGTTGATAATTGTTAGAGATGCTAGCCGGTTCCATCATTTTCGTGATGGGACCTGTACTTGTTCCGATCACTGGTAGCGTTTTCACAAGTTTAATATGGCATAAATCATGATTGTTTGAAGTGAATATCTTAGGTTATGCACCAATTAACTTGCACTGCAGCTTAAGAATATCAAGCATAGTCTGAGAATGAATATTCAACATGGATTACACTTGTTTAAATTTCAAGGGTCTTGCTGTGGTCTGAGATTATTGAAATCAATTCCATTTTCATGTGACCTAAAACTAAATTACATATAGATTATGTTAGAATATAGAATAAAGGAGGATTAAATTAGGTAAGAGTGGTTAGAGAATATGTTAGTCAGTTAGTTAGAGGGATATTAGTATAAATAGGATAAAGATTATTATTGAGGATTGTTAACTTTGTGAATAGAGTAGTGACTCTATTGTAGAATGGGAAATACTTAAATCATTGTTTATTCTTAGTTCTTaatctaattttgtttttaactttTAGTATTCTTcaagtcattttttttattactaaaatTATGTATAGGTATTGGATCTGCTAAACTATTCATTTCTTTCCAAGACACCTCTTACCGATTTGTTTTTAGGAATGAAACCTTCCATCGCGAGTTCACGTATTTTACCTTGTGATATTAAAAACGTTATTGGCGGTGGTATCTATATCACCGTGAAGCTAATTGTAAGAAAGTCGAATAACACTATATTGTTTGCTCAAGGGGGGCAAGATTTTGCGGACTTAATTATACGTTTTCTAACATTTCCGTTGGGTGGAGTGTTACGCAAGTTAGAAGGGAATAGTTCTTTGGGAAGTATTGATGGATTGTATAAGAGCATATCTAATTTAAATGAAGACAGTTATTTTAGGTGCAAAGAAGCAAGGAATAGGCTTCTCACTTTAAGTGTTCTgcaatattattgttattatcagCAAAATTTGATGCAATGCTTTTCAAAAGAGATGAAGATCGGAGTAATGAgagaaattttagaaaaatgcaACTGGTTAATACCATATCTTCTATGGGAAGTCCTTATGGTCAAGTCAATAGACCAGAAATGTATGTCGTTACAGATGTTTTAGTTGTAGAACCATTGTTGTCTCCAATTTCATCTCTATATTTACTTAACCGTTTTGAAACTCCTCTTAATGATTTGAAGGAACAAGTTGTCGTCATTGGCATGAAAGAGGTACAATTTTCTGCTTTTGCGTTTGAGTTTTTATCAGACTAATTTACTTGCAGACTGGTTATGTAGCGATTGCTCATCTCACATTGTTGTGTTGGTGCAGAGTCTCAGCATATTGAAGGCAGCTTTAACCTCAACATCTGCTCTCACCAATGGTTTGCGTCACTTGTTAACCAAAGTTAAGGCGGAGGAATGAGAATCGTTAATGTTGTTATTTCTATTTAAGTTATGTTGCGAAAAAGTTTGTAATGGCCAACATTGTTAGTTTTACTTTTGTTGCTGTGGTTATTTCATTTTTAGCACTATCCTTTTAAggtctttttaatttttagtttagaATGGCATATCTGCAGATCAGTTTCGTTTCTTTCCCTCTCCCcgtccactctattttcttgatATCTAGCTGCAgcataaaaatcacttttattatACAGTACAAATTTCATTGACATGTGAGGGTATTCTTATCTAGTTGTGCTAAAGATTAGATGTGTATATAGCCTGATCATTTGCAGTGTTGAGTTTCTGAAAAGTCTCATGATTGTGGCAAACAATTTTGGCTATAAGTGTAGAAATGTTACTTTTTGAAAATTCACAGTTCACAGTGGCTGTATTAGATCTTATACTAGTGTTACTAATATTACCAATATTTGTGATTCTTAAGATTTAAAGGTGGTGCTTCTGTATTAAAGtagattttttcttatatataggactggagggagtattatcAACTTTAGCAGAAAAAGACAGGTTATTCAAACTTGTCTTCTCGGATGGAATTAGAAACAATGAAGAAGGGTTATACAGGTTATACAAACTTTCTTTGCATTCATGTCTTTAAGTAGCTGAAAGTTTTTGAAAGAGACAACAAAATTTTGTCATGATTCCTGTTTTTGTAGCATatatagtgtatgtttggtttcaattctggagcatattctggagcatccagaattgattctgaacgtgtagaattgattctgacttgtttggtttctcaaaagtagaattgattctgcctccagaattgattctacttgaagctagaaatcgtagcttctgattctagaattgatttttacactcaaattttttgttcaactcactttttcatgaatatatccaaacataaaccacttcagtttaaaatcaattttggccagaatcaattttacagaatcaattctgccaaaatcaattctctccgccggagaaccaaacacacgctagAAGGGTCAATGTGGCTAGGACCACTATTTCTATTTGCCTTAATGCTTCACTAATTTTGGACTATTATTTTGTCTTATCTATATTATGTctaaatatatgtttgaaaaaaGTTGAAGAATCTTTGGTGCTTATATATAATCTCATCAAATTCTATGTTTTGCCgatgttttggatttttaaaaatcGATTATCAAAATTGCTAATGAAGTAAATATCGTATTAAATTGCAGATCGGGTCGCTCTCTTTAAGTTGTTTTGTAACACTATTCAAAATTGTACAAGTCACACTAACAACCACGTTATCTCCAGGATAAAACAACTCTATTAGAATTGATACCGAATAACTTGCACTATAGAAATTGATCTAAAATTACACTATAGTCAAGAATAAGTAGTCAAATATTGGTACGTATACCAATCATATATGGGACAAAGTGGCcacttgaaaaataaaatggaagaaaagaaaTTTGAGATGAAGCAGACGAGAGTGGAGCCTCACTGATTGATCAAATTCGTAACAAACGATGCAATTTTAGAGGAAGCGGAACTGATGCACGAGGTGACATATTGGATTGGAACATATGTGTGGCGGGGCGCGTGTGATGGTCAAGAGTGTGTGCTAACTAACTTGTGTCTAGTTTTGACCAAATAAACTTGTAGAatgtaaaatattaatttgttgGATCATACTAAACAGTGTCTCTGGGACatttgttaagcatactaaaaaaagaaactaagaGAAGCATGTGAAAAATGGGGTTGTTTCAGGATCATAAACCACTCTATTCCTTTGAACCTTATGGCTGAGATGAAGATTGTTGTTGAAGCTCTTCTTGACCTTTCTATGGAGatcaagaaaaacaacaaagatgTTATTGCTGGGATTGGTTACATGGTACCAAGTGTTGTTAATCCTTTCTATGAAGCTTTAGGTCTCTATTATTTAGGTTCTTCACAAGCTATTACAATGGAAGCAGATTGCTGACGATACTCCCAGCACCATCTTTTCTTCTCCACCATCACGTAACATAAATTgattcctttttattttatttttattgttaattattacgtggcaaaaaaaaaaaaactaacgtgacagctgagtcacttaagtgacttgtcacgcgttgacttggtcaaaattgaccttttgcaaaagggataaaaatagagattaaaagtgctattttgaaaattatggatcaaaattgcaaatttCTGAAACACTTCTATGATTGTTTTACCTTAATGAAACACTTGTTATATTCCAAGGGTCACTAAGGTACAATTTATGATTGTTTTACACTTTTACTTTACTGACtatcatgtgccctaagggTCATGCTAGAAGAAATATGATAAACTTCGGCCGATAGTCAGTAGTAAGGTACCATTTTACTTATTTAATTATACGGTACTATTTTTCTTCAAGtatttattctattttacttTCCAAAAGGTGTATGTGATTTCCAAGAAAAAGAGGACTTATTTACAAAGacaatataataaagttattcATGTTTTATACTATTAAgtcaagaaaattaattatctttaactaaattatttcttaaacaccgcgcaagtagtttttttttgggCTTATAATTGTGATTGAATGAAGTATCATATTTCTTGTACCATATAGTcaagaaaaaaattgcatgATGTTACTATGGTCTCCCATATTTCTTGTATTTGCCAAAAATTAACTTGCATTAAAAATGAAGTTATTAAAGAGGGACTGGAGTGATTGTAATCGGTCACGTAAACGTTACTTTGAAAATGCAAAGGGTATTACACCACCAATACATGCATTCATTAATTATGAACAAGCTACTCCGATTCCAATACTCCGTCCGTCTCACAATGAATGAGCCAGTTGactgccaatgcataactttgacgattaatatttttaattatataatagaaaaaattataaaaatatgatattttgaaaatactcatcgagatgaatccaacatcttatatgctaatatttgtttttatttattagtagaaaaatatgatcaaaataagataatctgaataatatatatagtcaaaataattcactcattttgggacGGAGCTAGTATCTTTTTTACTAAGAATTCGATTATAGCACTTGTAATTTCCAAAATTCACATTCAATAGCCAATAAATTACTACTCCCATATTGCACCTATATATGAATGCTGAAATATCCATTCAAAGTAACATTTCATCTGAAATTATCTAATTTTTCAATCCAATCATGCTTCTGTCTTTTGTTTCTCGTTTGATTTCTCATTTGATTGCTGCTACCATGGCTTTTTTTAAAGCTAAGGAGGAGCAAGTATCTTTGAAACTTCTAGTAAACACAGAAACTAACAAAGTTTTATTTGCTGAAGCAGAGAAAGATTTTGTAGACATTCTCTGTAGTTTCTTAACATTACCTTTAGGAACCATTGCATCACTTCTTCAAAAGGAATCAAACATGGGTCCGGTTACAATCGGTTGTCTCAACAAACTCTATCGAAGTGTGGAAAATCTTCGATTGTTGCCGAGTAATAACTCATCCGAAGATTATTGCAGAACTctcaaaattaatattgatgACACTCAGCCTACAAAGTACTTCATGTGTTCTAAGTTTAACGACTACAATTATCGTTATCATCACTATTTGACCACAGGCACAAATAAGCTTTATTGTTCGTGTGGGAATCGTTTGAACCGGTCAGTTTCCTTAGCACAATTGTGCAATGGATTTGTTAAAGATGCTGCTACTTTTATTGTTACCGATAATCTAACTGTCTTGCCGCACTCCATGGATCACACATTGTTTGGTTTAATCAACAATTTGGGAATGCAAAGCACAAGTTTGGTAAAAGAAATGACGGTTAATGTCACTAAGAAGAAGGTTTTAtatttgcaattcatttttgttccCTAAATCATTGTTCTTAGTTCTTAGTATTCTTCAATTCATTTTTGAGTTTTTGATTGATTACTAAAATTATGTACAGGTATTGGATCTGCTAAAATGTTCACTTCTTTCCAAGACACCTCTTACCGATTTGTTTTTAGGAATGAAACCTTCCATCGCGAGTTCACGTATTTTATCTTATGATGTTAAAAACGTTATCGATGGTGGTATCTATATCACCGTGAAGCTAGTTGTAAGAAAGTCGAGTAACACTATATTGTTTGCTCAAGGTGGGCAAGACTTTGCAGACCTAATTATACGGTTTCTAACATTTCCGTTGGGTGGAGTGTTACGCAAGTTAGAAGGGAACAGTTCTTTGGGCAGTATGGATGGATTGTACAGGAGCATAGCTAATTTAAATGAAGACAATTATTTTAAGTGCAAAGAAGCAAGGAACAGGCTTCTCACTCTAAGTGTTTtgcattattattgttattatcgATTTGATGCTCGTAATAAAAGAATATTTGATGCCATGCTTTTCAAAAGGGATGATGAAGATCGGAGTAACGACggaaattttagaaaaatgaaaCTGGTTAATACCATATCTTCTATGGGAAGTCCTTATGGTCAAGTCAATAGACCAGAAATGTATGTCGTCACAGATGATTTAGTGGTAGAACCATTGTTGTCTCCAATTTCATCTTTATATTTACTTAACCGTTTCGAAATTCCTCTTAGTGATTTGAAGGAACAAGTTGTCGTCATTGGCATGAAAGAGGTAAATGTGTAGATATTATATAGATTTATCACCGTCACAATTTTCTGCTTTTGCGTTTGAAGTTTTTATGATAGACTAATTTACTTGGAGATTGGTTATGTAGCAATTGCTCATCTCACATTGTTGTGTTGATGCAGAGTCTAAGCATATTGAAGGCAGCTTTAACCTCAACATCTGCTCTCACCAATGGTTTGCGTCACTTGTTAACCAAAGTTAAGGCGGAGGAATGAGAATTGTTAACGTTGTTATGTCTGTTTAAGATATGTTGTGGAAAAGTTTTTAACGGCCAACGTTATTAGTTTTACTTTTGTTGCTGTAGTTATTTCATATTTAGCACTGTCCTTTTAAtatctatttaatttttagtttagaATGGCATATTTGCGAGATCAGTTTCGTTTCTTTCATTCTCCCTGTTAACTCTATTTTCTTGATATCTAGCTGAAGCATACAAATCACTTTTATGTACAAATTTTATCAAACTGATTGTATTCTTAGCTACTTGTGCTAAAGATTAGATGTGTATATACCCTACctgttggtatttcaagtgtgagttgagtcccacatcggatgaaacaatgaatgttgaatggtttataagtgaaaggacccataaacctaacaccttaaggttttgggtaagagtgtggtgttcaactcacttgtagagttgttcttaagcctaatgtggatgatccccggctgcccctcgtgatgacccaacactACCCTGAATTTGCAGTTTTGAGTTTCTGAAAAGTCACATGAATGTGGTAAACAATTGTGGCTATAAGTGTAGAAATGTAAGTTCTTGAAATCACAGTTGACAGTTGATGTATTAGATCTTAAACTAATGTTACTAATATTAACAATCTTTGTGATTCTTAAGGTTTAAAGGTGGTGCTTCTACATTAAAGTAATGTGCCTTAATCAAATTTATCAAAGATAAATCTAGCTGCTTTTTATTATACATTATCTACTTTAGCTAAAACTTTAACTTGAAAGCCCTCTTTTTAAAGCATGACGTTAACTGTAATTTCAAACTATGGAAAGtatttttcaaatgaaaattcGAAGTTGCTCGTTTTTatacttttgtattttttttttgttttgttttcaaaaagtatCCGGCTCATTGAATtatctaatctggttcggaggtcagttctggcattaaGTGGTTCCAGCAGCATGATTAccgttgcggggatcgaaccgtggttatccctaccaagttcagcgccaatcatcATTGGACCAACTGACGATTGGTGCACTTTTGTATATTTACTCAAGTCAAAGTGTAATAATCATTCTAATAGCCAAATATTGATCTAGCTAAAATAGATTCGTCTGCACTTATCACCTTATCACACATAGATTTAGCTAAAATAGGGATTTGGATAGCCTGCAGTTGAATTTTTACTGCAGGATCCTGCTGTAGAGCAAAAACCACTACAATCcactttatcttttttaatttgtaatttatttatattatttaaataataattgtggCTGATTTGTTCAACTGTGTGACCCTGCAGTTTAACACAACTGCAGGTAATCCAAGTCCCTAAAATAGATACTTCtgcactttttgttttttttaagcaagtCCAGTGGTAAAA
This genomic interval from Trifolium pratense cultivar HEN17-A07 linkage group LG6, ARS_RC_1.1, whole genome shotgun sequence contains the following:
- the LOC123888090 gene encoding pentatricopeptide repeat-containing protein At5g39680-like encodes the protein MPVASYSRYASLEDLLHLLKFSADAKYLNFGKTIHTQLLIRNQSSNRHSHIVQLNSLINLYVKCSKLRLARYLFDEMPLRNVVSYNALMGGYLHSGEHLEVISLFKKMVSSFQNDVLPNEHVFTTILSACGHSGRVFEGMQCHGYLFKFGLVFHHYVKSALVHMYSKCFHVDLALQVLDSEHGSNNDAFCYNAVLKALVESRRWAEAMDVLGRMVDECVVWDNVTYVSVMGLCGQIRDFRLGLQVHAQLLKGGLMFDVFVGSMLVDMYGKCGNILNARKVFDALQNRNVVVWTSLMTAYLQNGDFEETLNLLTCMDQEGTMPNEFTFAVLLNACAGIAALKHGDIFHGRVEKLGFKNRAIVGNALINMYSKSGSIDSSYNVFFDMMHRDIITWNAMICGYSQHGLGKQALLVFEDMMSNGECPNHVTFVGVLSACAHLALVNEGFYYLNQLMKHFKIEPGLEHYTCVVAVMCRAGLLEEAENFMKTTQVKWDVVAWRVLLNACNVHRNYSLGKQIAETILQMDPRDVGTYTLLSNMYAKARSWDGVTTIRKMMRERNVKKEPGVSWLEIRNVVHVFSSDGSNHPECIQIYSKVQILLEKIKQLGYIPNIEAVLHDVEDEQKESYLNNHSEKLAIAYGLMKIPSPAPIRVIKNLRICDDCHTAVKLISKVTNRLIIVRDASRFHHFRDGTCTCSDHW
- the LOC123891888 gene encoding uncharacterized protein LOC123891888, yielding MAFFKAKEEQVSLKLLVNTETNKVLFAEAEKDFVDILCSFLTLPLGTIASLLQKESNMGPVTIGCLNKLYRSVENLRLLPSNNSSEDYCRTLKINIDDTQPTKYFMCSKFNDYNYRYHHYLTTGTNKLYCSCGNRLNRSVSLAQLCNGFVKDAATFIVTDNLTVLPHSMDHTLFGLINNLGMQSTSLVKEMTVNVTKKKVLDLLKCSLLSKTPLTDLFLGMKPSIASSRILSYDVKNVIDGGIYITVKLVVRKSSNTILFAQGGQDFADLIIRFLTFPLGGVLRKLEGNSSLGSMDGLYRSIANLNEDNYFKCKEARNRLLTLSVLHYYCYYRFDARNKRIFDAMLFKRDDEDRSNDGNFRKMKLVNTISSMGSPYGQVNRPEMYVVTDDLVVEPLLSPISSLYLLNRFEIPLSDLKEQVVVIGMKESLSILKAALTSTSALTNGLRHLLTKVKAEE